Proteins from a single region of Gambusia affinis linkage group LG12, SWU_Gaff_1.0, whole genome shotgun sequence:
- the rasal2 gene encoding ras GTPase-activating protein nGAP isoform X8 yields MMGNSCDREVSSERSPRRRSISGLGSSEKNLAVDNPNSSPFKVPNFFSKRLKGSIKRTKSQTKLDRNTSFRLPSLRPADPDRARGLPRLKEAVSHESLLSPSGAEALDLSMEDDVFIKPLHSSVLGQEFCFEVTYAGGSKCFSCTSASERDKWMENLRRTVQPNKDNCRRAENLLRLWIIEAKDLAPKKRYFCELCLDDVLYARTTSKARLDSLFWGEHFDFCSLPTVRSITVHIYRDGDKKKKKDKNNYVGLVNIPVAGVTGRQFVEKWYPVSTPTASKAKGGGPSIRIKSRFQTISILPMEQYKEFAEFVTNHYGMLCSVLEPVISVRNKEEMACALVHILQSTGRAKDFLTDLVMSEVDRCADHDVLIFRENTLATKAIEEFLKLVGQKYLHDALGEFIKALYESDENCEVDPSRCSGTDLSDHQSNLKMCCELAFCKIINSYCVFPRELKEVFASWKQQCAARGHPHDISKRLISASLFLRFLCPAIMSPSLFNLMQEYPDDRTSRTLTLIAKVIQNLANFTNRFGNKEEYMAFMNDFLEHEWAGMMRFLSEISNPETLSNTPGFEGYIDLGRELSVLHALLWEVVSQLDKGENSFLQATVAKLGPLPRILGDISRCLSAPTPVQQQLRRFQDNSPAHNSSGSVSSGLQRIFEDPADSRSLQSPVAEQAEAYGRSQRPLLAQQHPSAHTGFSDQEEPDGPLPNGRSVSLVDLQDSQSLRGPKGPPAPHEAPPRLSRAGSQASVGPAPPPVTYPHSNPVTPQPATHQSKAPPRDGQPQSAPQVRRPLPPSLVQQRSLQPLSFQNPVYHLSNAAHSLATRSAHSLHDSSSDNLSTESSRNSCSDSDDFGSQVGGKGRVASNSSLDEVGSRRSTQSEECSTPRRHPPPDLPLGAATAVAIPRQTATAGTAHIVKVEQQSRGGGGARTPRSQPQSSSLRSSSSTNTEPTPSTRQPSTSALENLTPPSRSAAKPSPQVGTPVEAAAMSPVERTAAWVLNNGQYEEEEGGETSREEGRNTEKYELEISRLKERLRVSGRRLEEYERRLLAQEQQMQKLLLEYKNRLEDSEERLRRQQEEKDCQMKSIICRLMAVEEELKRDHAEMQAVIEAKQKIIDAQEKRIDSLDAANSRLMAALTQVKERYSAPSVRNGLSPSNPTKLSITENGEFKNSSC; encoded by the exons ATGATGGGGAACAGCTGCGATCGAG aaGTGTCTTCGGAGCGTTCTCCGAGGAGGAGGAGCATTTCTGGTTTGGGCAGCTCAGAGAAGAACCTCGCGGTCGACAATCCCAACTCTTCTCCTTTCAAAGTGCCG AACTTCTTCAGCAAACGTCTGAAAGGTTCCATCAAGAGAACCAAGAGCCAGACCAAACTGGACCGGAACACCAGCTTCAGACTGCCGTCGCTGCGGCCCGCCGACCCGGACAG GGCCCGCGGGCTGCCCCGGCTGAAGGAGGCGGTTTCCCATGAGTCCTTGCTGAGCCCCAGCGGCGCCGAGGCTCTGGACCTCAGCATGGAGGACGACGTGTTCATCAAGCCTCTGCACAGCAGCGTCCTGGGCCAGGAGTTCTGCTTCGAG GTGACCTACGCCGGAGGCAGCAAGTGCTTCAGCTGCACCTCGGCCTCGGAGCGCGACAAGTGGATGGAGAACCTGAGGAGAACCGTCCAGCCCAACAAG GACAACTGCCGGCGGGCGGAGAACCTGCTGCGCCTGTGGATCATCGAGGCCAAAGACCTGGCGCCGAAGAAGCGGTACTTCTGCGAGCTGTGCCTGGACGACGTCCTGTACGCCCGGACCACCAGCAAGGCCCGGTTGGACAGCCTGTTCTGGGGCGAGCACTTCGACTTCTGCAGCCTGCCCACCGTGCGCAGCATCACCGTGCACATCTACCGCGACGgcgacaagaagaagaagaaggacaaGAACAACTACGTGGGCCTGGTGAACATCCCGGTGGCCGGCGTGACGGGCCGCCAGTTCGTGGAGAAGTGGTACCCGGTCAGCACGCCCACCGCCAGCAAGGCCAAGGGCGGCGGCCCGTCCATCCGGATCAAGTCCCGCTTCCAGACCATCTCCATCCTGCCCATGGAGCAGTACAAGGAGTTCGCCGAGTTCGTCACCAACCACTACGGCATGCTGTGCTCCGTGCTGGAACCCGTCATCAGCGTCCGCAACAAGGAGGAGATGGCGTGCGCCCTGGTGCACATCCTGCAGAGCACGGGCCGGGCCAAG GACTTCCTGACCGACCTGGTGATGTCAGAGGTGGACCGCTGCGCCGACCACGACGTGCTGATCTTCAGGGAGAACACGCTGGCCACCAAGGCCATCGAGGAGTTCCTGAAGCTGGTGGGCCAGAAGTACCTCCACGACGCCCTGG GGGAGTTCATCAAGGCTCTGTACGAGTCGGACGAGAACTGCGAAGTGGACCCGAGCCGATGTTCCGGAACCGACCTGTCGGACCATCAGAGCAACCTGAAGATGTGCTGCGAGCTCGCCTTCTGCAAGATCATCAACTCCTACTG CGTTTTCCCTCGGGAGCTGAAGGAAGTGTTTGCGTCGTGGAAGCAGCAGTGTGCGGCCCGCGGCCATCCTCATGACATCAGCAAGCGTCTGATCAGCGCCTCGCTCTTCCTGCGCTTCCTGTGTCCCGCCATCATGTCGCCGTCGCTCTTCAACCTGATGCAGGAGTATCCCGAcgaccggacctccaggacgCTCACGCTCATCGCCAAGGTCATCCAGAACCTCGCCAACTTCACCAA CAGGTTCGGGAACAAGGAGGAGTACATGGCCTTCATGAACGACTTCCTGGAGCACGAGTGGGCCGGGATGATGCGTTTCCTGTCGGAGATCTCCAACCCGGAGACTCTGTCCAACACGCCGGGCTTCGAGGGTTACATCGACCTGGGCCGCGAGCTGTCGGTGCTGCACGCCCTGCTGTGGGAGGTCGTCTCCCAGCTCgacaag GGTGAAAATTCATTCCTGCAGGCCACCGTAGCTAAGCTGGGCCCGCTGCCGAGGATTCTGGGAGACATCTCCCGCTGTCTGTCGGCGCCCACGCccgtccagcagcagctgaggcGTTTCCAGGACAACAGCCCCGCCCACAACTCCAGCGGCAGCGTGTCGTCGGGACTGCAGCGCATCTTTGAGGACCCCGCCGACAG CCGCAGCCTTCAGTCTCCGGTCGCTGAGCAGGCCGAGGCTTACGGTCGCAgccagcgccccctgctggctcaGCAGCATCCCTCTGCCCACACCGGCTTCTCGGATCAGGAGGAGCCGGACGGCCCGCTGCCCAACGGCCGCAGCGTCTCTCTGGTGGACCTCCAGGACTCTCAGAGCCTCCGTGGCCCCAAAGGGCCCCCAGCGCCCCACGAGGCCCCTCCCCGCCTCAGTAGGGCAGGCTCCCAGGCCTCTGTGGGCCCCGCCCCGCCCCCAGTGACTTACCCCCACTCCAACCCAGTGACCCCTCAGCCGGCGACGCACCAATCCAAAGCCCCGCCCAGAGACGGCCAGCCGCAGAGCGCGCCGCAGGTGAGGCGTCCGCTGCCGCCGTCGCTGGTCCAGCAGCGCAGCCTGCAGCCGCTGTCCTTCCAGAACCCCGTCTACCACCTGAGCAACGCCGCCCACAGCCTGGCCACTCGCTCCGCCCACTCCCTGCACGACTCCAGCTCCGACAACCTGAGCACCGAGAGCTCGCGCAACAGCTGCAGCGACTCCGACGACTTCGGCAGCCAGGTGGGGGGCAAAGGTCGCGTGGCGTCCAACAGCAGCCTGGACGAGGTCGGCAGCAGGCGGAGCACCCAGAGCGAAGAGTGCTCCACCCCACGCCGCCACCCGCCGCCCGACCTGCCGCTGGGCGCCGCCACCGCTGTTGCCATCCCCCGCCAGACCGCCACGGCGGGCACCGCCCACATCGTCAAGGTTGAGCAGCAGAGCCGCGGAGGAGGCGGGGCCAGGACGCCGCGCTCTCAGCCTCAGAGCTCTTCGCTgcgaagcagcagcagcaccaacacCGAGCCGACGCCCTCCACCCGCCAGCCGTCCACCAGCGCCCTGGAGAACCTGACTCCGCCCTCCAGGAGCGCCGCCAAGCCGTCGCCTCAG GTGGGAACCCCAGTGGAGGCGGCGGCCATGTCTCCGGTGGAGAGAACGGCGGCGTGGGTCCTGAACAACGGCCAgtatgaggaggaggagggaggagagacGAGCAGAGAGGAAGGCCGGAACACGGAGAAG TACGAGCTGGAGATCTCCCGGCTGAAGGAGCGTCTGCGCGTGTCGGGTCGCCGTCTGGAGGAGTACGAGCGGCGACTGCTGGCTCAGGAGCAGCAGATGCAGAAGCTCCTGCTGGAATATAAGAACCGCCTGGAGGACAGCGAGGAGCGTCTGCGcaggcagcaggaggagaaggacTGCCAGATGAAGAGCATCATCTGCAG GCTGATGGcggtggaggaggagctgaagaggGACCACGCAGAGATGCAGGCGGTGATCGAAGCCAAGCAGAAGATCATCGACGCTCAG GAGAAGCGGATCGACTCCCTGGACGCGGCGAACTCTCGGCTGATGGCGGCGCTGACGCAGGTGAAGGAGCGTTACAGCGCGCCCAGCGTCCGCAACGGCCTGTCGCCGAGCAACCCCACCAAGCTGTCCATCACTGAGAACGGGGAGTTCAAGAACAGCAGCTGCTGA
- the rasal2 gene encoding ras GTPase-activating protein nGAP isoform X12, producing MLEVSSERSPRRRSISGLGSSEKNLAVDNPNSSPFKVPNFFSKRLKGSIKRTKSQTKLDRNTSFRLPSLRPADPDRARGLPRLKEAVSHESLLSPSGAEALDLSMEDDVFIKPLHSSVLGQEFCFEVTYAGGSKCFSCTSASERDKWMENLRRTVQPNKDNCRRAENLLRLWIIEAKDLAPKKRYFCELCLDDVLYARTTSKARLDSLFWGEHFDFCSLPTVRSITVHIYRDGDKKKKKDKNNYVGLVNIPVAGVTGRQFVEKWYPVSTPTASKAKGGGPSIRIKSRFQTISILPMEQYKEFAEFVTNHYGMLCSVLEPVISVRNKEEMACALVHILQSTGRAKDFLTDLVMSEVDRCADHDVLIFRENTLATKAIEEFLKLVGQKYLHDALGEFIKALYESDENCEVDPSRCSGTDLSDHQSNLKMCCELAFCKIINSYCVFPRELKEVFASWKQQCAARGHPHDISKRLISASLFLRFLCPAIMSPSLFNLMQEYPDDRTSRTLTLIAKVIQNLANFTNRFGNKEEYMAFMNDFLEHEWAGMMRFLSEISNPETLSNTPGFEGYIDLGRELSVLHALLWEVVSQLDKGENSFLQATVAKLGPLPRILGDISRCLSAPTPVQQQLRRFQDNSPAHNSSGSVSSGLQRIFEDPADSRSLQSPVAEQAEAYGRSQRPLLAQQHPSAHTGFSDQEEPDGPLPNGRSVSLVDLQDSQSLRGPKGPPAPHEAPPRLSRAGSQASVGPAPPPVTYPHSNPVTPQPATHQSKAPPRDGQPQSAPQVRRPLPPSLVQQRSLQPLSFQNPVYHLSNAAHSLATRSAHSLHDSSSDNLSTESSRNSCSDSDDFGSQVGGKGRVASNSSLDEVGSRRSTQSEECSTPRRHPPPDLPLGAATAVAIPRQTATAGTAHIVKVEQQSRGGGGARTPRSQPQSSSLRSSSSTNTEPTPSTRQPSTSALENLTPPSRSAAKPSPQVGTPVEAAAMSPVERTAAWVLNNGQYEEEEGGETSREEGRNTEKYELEISRLKERLRVSGRRLEEYERRLLAQEQQMQKLLLEYKNRLEDSEERLRRQQEEKDCQMKSIICRLMAVEEELKRDHAEMQAVIEAKQKIIDAQEKRIDSLDAANSRLMAALTQVKERYSAPSVRNGLSPSNPTKLSITENGEFKNSSC from the exons aaGTGTCTTCGGAGCGTTCTCCGAGGAGGAGGAGCATTTCTGGTTTGGGCAGCTCAGAGAAGAACCTCGCGGTCGACAATCCCAACTCTTCTCCTTTCAAAGTGCCG AACTTCTTCAGCAAACGTCTGAAAGGTTCCATCAAGAGAACCAAGAGCCAGACCAAACTGGACCGGAACACCAGCTTCAGACTGCCGTCGCTGCGGCCCGCCGACCCGGACAG GGCCCGCGGGCTGCCCCGGCTGAAGGAGGCGGTTTCCCATGAGTCCTTGCTGAGCCCCAGCGGCGCCGAGGCTCTGGACCTCAGCATGGAGGACGACGTGTTCATCAAGCCTCTGCACAGCAGCGTCCTGGGCCAGGAGTTCTGCTTCGAG GTGACCTACGCCGGAGGCAGCAAGTGCTTCAGCTGCACCTCGGCCTCGGAGCGCGACAAGTGGATGGAGAACCTGAGGAGAACCGTCCAGCCCAACAAG GACAACTGCCGGCGGGCGGAGAACCTGCTGCGCCTGTGGATCATCGAGGCCAAAGACCTGGCGCCGAAGAAGCGGTACTTCTGCGAGCTGTGCCTGGACGACGTCCTGTACGCCCGGACCACCAGCAAGGCCCGGTTGGACAGCCTGTTCTGGGGCGAGCACTTCGACTTCTGCAGCCTGCCCACCGTGCGCAGCATCACCGTGCACATCTACCGCGACGgcgacaagaagaagaagaaggacaaGAACAACTACGTGGGCCTGGTGAACATCCCGGTGGCCGGCGTGACGGGCCGCCAGTTCGTGGAGAAGTGGTACCCGGTCAGCACGCCCACCGCCAGCAAGGCCAAGGGCGGCGGCCCGTCCATCCGGATCAAGTCCCGCTTCCAGACCATCTCCATCCTGCCCATGGAGCAGTACAAGGAGTTCGCCGAGTTCGTCACCAACCACTACGGCATGCTGTGCTCCGTGCTGGAACCCGTCATCAGCGTCCGCAACAAGGAGGAGATGGCGTGCGCCCTGGTGCACATCCTGCAGAGCACGGGCCGGGCCAAG GACTTCCTGACCGACCTGGTGATGTCAGAGGTGGACCGCTGCGCCGACCACGACGTGCTGATCTTCAGGGAGAACACGCTGGCCACCAAGGCCATCGAGGAGTTCCTGAAGCTGGTGGGCCAGAAGTACCTCCACGACGCCCTGG GGGAGTTCATCAAGGCTCTGTACGAGTCGGACGAGAACTGCGAAGTGGACCCGAGCCGATGTTCCGGAACCGACCTGTCGGACCATCAGAGCAACCTGAAGATGTGCTGCGAGCTCGCCTTCTGCAAGATCATCAACTCCTACTG CGTTTTCCCTCGGGAGCTGAAGGAAGTGTTTGCGTCGTGGAAGCAGCAGTGTGCGGCCCGCGGCCATCCTCATGACATCAGCAAGCGTCTGATCAGCGCCTCGCTCTTCCTGCGCTTCCTGTGTCCCGCCATCATGTCGCCGTCGCTCTTCAACCTGATGCAGGAGTATCCCGAcgaccggacctccaggacgCTCACGCTCATCGCCAAGGTCATCCAGAACCTCGCCAACTTCACCAA CAGGTTCGGGAACAAGGAGGAGTACATGGCCTTCATGAACGACTTCCTGGAGCACGAGTGGGCCGGGATGATGCGTTTCCTGTCGGAGATCTCCAACCCGGAGACTCTGTCCAACACGCCGGGCTTCGAGGGTTACATCGACCTGGGCCGCGAGCTGTCGGTGCTGCACGCCCTGCTGTGGGAGGTCGTCTCCCAGCTCgacaag GGTGAAAATTCATTCCTGCAGGCCACCGTAGCTAAGCTGGGCCCGCTGCCGAGGATTCTGGGAGACATCTCCCGCTGTCTGTCGGCGCCCACGCccgtccagcagcagctgaggcGTTTCCAGGACAACAGCCCCGCCCACAACTCCAGCGGCAGCGTGTCGTCGGGACTGCAGCGCATCTTTGAGGACCCCGCCGACAG CCGCAGCCTTCAGTCTCCGGTCGCTGAGCAGGCCGAGGCTTACGGTCGCAgccagcgccccctgctggctcaGCAGCATCCCTCTGCCCACACCGGCTTCTCGGATCAGGAGGAGCCGGACGGCCCGCTGCCCAACGGCCGCAGCGTCTCTCTGGTGGACCTCCAGGACTCTCAGAGCCTCCGTGGCCCCAAAGGGCCCCCAGCGCCCCACGAGGCCCCTCCCCGCCTCAGTAGGGCAGGCTCCCAGGCCTCTGTGGGCCCCGCCCCGCCCCCAGTGACTTACCCCCACTCCAACCCAGTGACCCCTCAGCCGGCGACGCACCAATCCAAAGCCCCGCCCAGAGACGGCCAGCCGCAGAGCGCGCCGCAGGTGAGGCGTCCGCTGCCGCCGTCGCTGGTCCAGCAGCGCAGCCTGCAGCCGCTGTCCTTCCAGAACCCCGTCTACCACCTGAGCAACGCCGCCCACAGCCTGGCCACTCGCTCCGCCCACTCCCTGCACGACTCCAGCTCCGACAACCTGAGCACCGAGAGCTCGCGCAACAGCTGCAGCGACTCCGACGACTTCGGCAGCCAGGTGGGGGGCAAAGGTCGCGTGGCGTCCAACAGCAGCCTGGACGAGGTCGGCAGCAGGCGGAGCACCCAGAGCGAAGAGTGCTCCACCCCACGCCGCCACCCGCCGCCCGACCTGCCGCTGGGCGCCGCCACCGCTGTTGCCATCCCCCGCCAGACCGCCACGGCGGGCACCGCCCACATCGTCAAGGTTGAGCAGCAGAGCCGCGGAGGAGGCGGGGCCAGGACGCCGCGCTCTCAGCCTCAGAGCTCTTCGCTgcgaagcagcagcagcaccaacacCGAGCCGACGCCCTCCACCCGCCAGCCGTCCACCAGCGCCCTGGAGAACCTGACTCCGCCCTCCAGGAGCGCCGCCAAGCCGTCGCCTCAG GTGGGAACCCCAGTGGAGGCGGCGGCCATGTCTCCGGTGGAGAGAACGGCGGCGTGGGTCCTGAACAACGGCCAgtatgaggaggaggagggaggagagacGAGCAGAGAGGAAGGCCGGAACACGGAGAAG TACGAGCTGGAGATCTCCCGGCTGAAGGAGCGTCTGCGCGTGTCGGGTCGCCGTCTGGAGGAGTACGAGCGGCGACTGCTGGCTCAGGAGCAGCAGATGCAGAAGCTCCTGCTGGAATATAAGAACCGCCTGGAGGACAGCGAGGAGCGTCTGCGcaggcagcaggaggagaaggacTGCCAGATGAAGAGCATCATCTGCAG GCTGATGGcggtggaggaggagctgaagaggGACCACGCAGAGATGCAGGCGGTGATCGAAGCCAAGCAGAAGATCATCGACGCTCAG GAGAAGCGGATCGACTCCCTGGACGCGGCGAACTCTCGGCTGATGGCGGCGCTGACGCAGGTGAAGGAGCGTTACAGCGCGCCCAGCGTCCGCAACGGCCTGTCGCCGAGCAACCCCACCAAGCTGTCCATCACTGAGAACGGGGAGTTCAAGAACAGCAGCTGCTGA
- the rasal2 gene encoding ras GTPase-activating protein nGAP isoform X9, with the protein MDLVEVSSERSPRRRSISGLGSSEKNLAVDNPNSSPFKVPNFFSKRLKGSIKRTKSQTKLDRNTSFRLPSLRPADPDRARGLPRLKEAVSHESLLSPSGAEALDLSMEDDVFIKPLHSSVLGQEFCFEVTYAGGSKCFSCTSASERDKWMENLRRTVQPNKDNCRRAENLLRLWIIEAKDLAPKKRYFCELCLDDVLYARTTSKARLDSLFWGEHFDFCSLPTVRSITVHIYRDGDKKKKKDKNNYVGLVNIPVAGVTGRQFVEKWYPVSTPTASKAKGGGPSIRIKSRFQTISILPMEQYKEFAEFVTNHYGMLCSVLEPVISVRNKEEMACALVHILQSTGRAKDFLTDLVMSEVDRCADHDVLIFRENTLATKAIEEFLKLVGQKYLHDALGEFIKALYESDENCEVDPSRCSGTDLSDHQSNLKMCCELAFCKIINSYCVFPRELKEVFASWKQQCAARGHPHDISKRLISASLFLRFLCPAIMSPSLFNLMQEYPDDRTSRTLTLIAKVIQNLANFTNRFGNKEEYMAFMNDFLEHEWAGMMRFLSEISNPETLSNTPGFEGYIDLGRELSVLHALLWEVVSQLDKGENSFLQATVAKLGPLPRILGDISRCLSAPTPVQQQLRRFQDNSPAHNSSGSVSSGLQRIFEDPADSRSLQSPVAEQAEAYGRSQRPLLAQQHPSAHTGFSDQEEPDGPLPNGRSVSLVDLQDSQSLRGPKGPPAPHEAPPRLSRAGSQASVGPAPPPVTYPHSNPVTPQPATHQSKAPPRDGQPQSAPQVRRPLPPSLVQQRSLQPLSFQNPVYHLSNAAHSLATRSAHSLHDSSSDNLSTESSRNSCSDSDDFGSQVGGKGRVASNSSLDEVGSRRSTQSEECSTPRRHPPPDLPLGAATAVAIPRQTATAGTAHIVKVEQQSRGGGGARTPRSQPQSSSLRSSSSTNTEPTPSTRQPSTSALENLTPPSRSAAKPSPQVGTPVEAAAMSPVERTAAWVLNNGQYEEEEGGETSREEGRNTEKYELEISRLKERLRVSGRRLEEYERRLLAQEQQMQKLLLEYKNRLEDSEERLRRQQEEKDCQMKSIICRLMAVEEELKRDHAEMQAVIEAKQKIIDAQEKRIDSLDAANSRLMAALTQVKERYSAPSVRNGLSPSNPTKLSITENGEFKNSSC; encoded by the exons aaGTGTCTTCGGAGCGTTCTCCGAGGAGGAGGAGCATTTCTGGTTTGGGCAGCTCAGAGAAGAACCTCGCGGTCGACAATCCCAACTCTTCTCCTTTCAAAGTGCCG AACTTCTTCAGCAAACGTCTGAAAGGTTCCATCAAGAGAACCAAGAGCCAGACCAAACTGGACCGGAACACCAGCTTCAGACTGCCGTCGCTGCGGCCCGCCGACCCGGACAG GGCCCGCGGGCTGCCCCGGCTGAAGGAGGCGGTTTCCCATGAGTCCTTGCTGAGCCCCAGCGGCGCCGAGGCTCTGGACCTCAGCATGGAGGACGACGTGTTCATCAAGCCTCTGCACAGCAGCGTCCTGGGCCAGGAGTTCTGCTTCGAG GTGACCTACGCCGGAGGCAGCAAGTGCTTCAGCTGCACCTCGGCCTCGGAGCGCGACAAGTGGATGGAGAACCTGAGGAGAACCGTCCAGCCCAACAAG GACAACTGCCGGCGGGCGGAGAACCTGCTGCGCCTGTGGATCATCGAGGCCAAAGACCTGGCGCCGAAGAAGCGGTACTTCTGCGAGCTGTGCCTGGACGACGTCCTGTACGCCCGGACCACCAGCAAGGCCCGGTTGGACAGCCTGTTCTGGGGCGAGCACTTCGACTTCTGCAGCCTGCCCACCGTGCGCAGCATCACCGTGCACATCTACCGCGACGgcgacaagaagaagaagaaggacaaGAACAACTACGTGGGCCTGGTGAACATCCCGGTGGCCGGCGTGACGGGCCGCCAGTTCGTGGAGAAGTGGTACCCGGTCAGCACGCCCACCGCCAGCAAGGCCAAGGGCGGCGGCCCGTCCATCCGGATCAAGTCCCGCTTCCAGACCATCTCCATCCTGCCCATGGAGCAGTACAAGGAGTTCGCCGAGTTCGTCACCAACCACTACGGCATGCTGTGCTCCGTGCTGGAACCCGTCATCAGCGTCCGCAACAAGGAGGAGATGGCGTGCGCCCTGGTGCACATCCTGCAGAGCACGGGCCGGGCCAAG GACTTCCTGACCGACCTGGTGATGTCAGAGGTGGACCGCTGCGCCGACCACGACGTGCTGATCTTCAGGGAGAACACGCTGGCCACCAAGGCCATCGAGGAGTTCCTGAAGCTGGTGGGCCAGAAGTACCTCCACGACGCCCTGG GGGAGTTCATCAAGGCTCTGTACGAGTCGGACGAGAACTGCGAAGTGGACCCGAGCCGATGTTCCGGAACCGACCTGTCGGACCATCAGAGCAACCTGAAGATGTGCTGCGAGCTCGCCTTCTGCAAGATCATCAACTCCTACTG CGTTTTCCCTCGGGAGCTGAAGGAAGTGTTTGCGTCGTGGAAGCAGCAGTGTGCGGCCCGCGGCCATCCTCATGACATCAGCAAGCGTCTGATCAGCGCCTCGCTCTTCCTGCGCTTCCTGTGTCCCGCCATCATGTCGCCGTCGCTCTTCAACCTGATGCAGGAGTATCCCGAcgaccggacctccaggacgCTCACGCTCATCGCCAAGGTCATCCAGAACCTCGCCAACTTCACCAA CAGGTTCGGGAACAAGGAGGAGTACATGGCCTTCATGAACGACTTCCTGGAGCACGAGTGGGCCGGGATGATGCGTTTCCTGTCGGAGATCTCCAACCCGGAGACTCTGTCCAACACGCCGGGCTTCGAGGGTTACATCGACCTGGGCCGCGAGCTGTCGGTGCTGCACGCCCTGCTGTGGGAGGTCGTCTCCCAGCTCgacaag GGTGAAAATTCATTCCTGCAGGCCACCGTAGCTAAGCTGGGCCCGCTGCCGAGGATTCTGGGAGACATCTCCCGCTGTCTGTCGGCGCCCACGCccgtccagcagcagctgaggcGTTTCCAGGACAACAGCCCCGCCCACAACTCCAGCGGCAGCGTGTCGTCGGGACTGCAGCGCATCTTTGAGGACCCCGCCGACAG CCGCAGCCTTCAGTCTCCGGTCGCTGAGCAGGCCGAGGCTTACGGTCGCAgccagcgccccctgctggctcaGCAGCATCCCTCTGCCCACACCGGCTTCTCGGATCAGGAGGAGCCGGACGGCCCGCTGCCCAACGGCCGCAGCGTCTCTCTGGTGGACCTCCAGGACTCTCAGAGCCTCCGTGGCCCCAAAGGGCCCCCAGCGCCCCACGAGGCCCCTCCCCGCCTCAGTAGGGCAGGCTCCCAGGCCTCTGTGGGCCCCGCCCCGCCCCCAGTGACTTACCCCCACTCCAACCCAGTGACCCCTCAGCCGGCGACGCACCAATCCAAAGCCCCGCCCAGAGACGGCCAGCCGCAGAGCGCGCCGCAGGTGAGGCGTCCGCTGCCGCCGTCGCTGGTCCAGCAGCGCAGCCTGCAGCCGCTGTCCTTCCAGAACCCCGTCTACCACCTGAGCAACGCCGCCCACAGCCTGGCCACTCGCTCCGCCCACTCCCTGCACGACTCCAGCTCCGACAACCTGAGCACCGAGAGCTCGCGCAACAGCTGCAGCGACTCCGACGACTTCGGCAGCCAGGTGGGGGGCAAAGGTCGCGTGGCGTCCAACAGCAGCCTGGACGAGGTCGGCAGCAGGCGGAGCACCCAGAGCGAAGAGTGCTCCACCCCACGCCGCCACCCGCCGCCCGACCTGCCGCTGGGCGCCGCCACCGCTGTTGCCATCCCCCGCCAGACCGCCACGGCGGGCACCGCCCACATCGTCAAGGTTGAGCAGCAGAGCCGCGGAGGAGGCGGGGCCAGGACGCCGCGCTCTCAGCCTCAGAGCTCTTCGCTgcgaagcagcagcagcaccaacacCGAGCCGACGCCCTCCACCCGCCAGCCGTCCACCAGCGCCCTGGAGAACCTGACTCCGCCCTCCAGGAGCGCCGCCAAGCCGTCGCCTCAG GTGGGAACCCCAGTGGAGGCGGCGGCCATGTCTCCGGTGGAGAGAACGGCGGCGTGGGTCCTGAACAACGGCCAgtatgaggaggaggagggaggagagacGAGCAGAGAGGAAGGCCGGAACACGGAGAAG TACGAGCTGGAGATCTCCCGGCTGAAGGAGCGTCTGCGCGTGTCGGGTCGCCGTCTGGAGGAGTACGAGCGGCGACTGCTGGCTCAGGAGCAGCAGATGCAGAAGCTCCTGCTGGAATATAAGAACCGCCTGGAGGACAGCGAGGAGCGTCTGCGcaggcagcaggaggagaaggacTGCCAGATGAAGAGCATCATCTGCAG GCTGATGGcggtggaggaggagctgaagaggGACCACGCAGAGATGCAGGCGGTGATCGAAGCCAAGCAGAAGATCATCGACGCTCAG GAGAAGCGGATCGACTCCCTGGACGCGGCGAACTCTCGGCTGATGGCGGCGCTGACGCAGGTGAAGGAGCGTTACAGCGCGCCCAGCGTCCGCAACGGCCTGTCGCCGAGCAACCCCACCAAGCTGTCCATCACTGAGAACGGGGAGTTCAAGAACAGCAGCTGCTGA